From Paenibacillus sp. PK3_47, the proteins below share one genomic window:
- a CDS encoding amidase, translated as MGTNAVTYTEITIAEVQQSMLAGELTAAELVSWYLERIGSLDKEGPSINAIVNVNPRALEEAEALDRYLKANGQLKGKLHGVPVLVKDQAETAGIPTTFGSKAFHNYIPEQDATLITRLREAGAVILAKTSMCDFAAGWFSFSSETEHTRNPYAGERETGGSSAGTSAGIAANFGLVGIGEDTGGSIRLPSSFNNLFGLRVTTGLVSRAGFSPLVHFQDTPGPIGRTVRDTARLLDVIAGYDPNDSFTAAAVQSEEIGHYEDMLESADLTGKRIGILREAFGPDSDPDCEPVNRQVSEAIERLRSLGAEIVEDVTIPDLQEYLAETSLYAMQSKFDIDNFLSKRPDAPLHSFMEVYESNGFHELNDLFHDIAAGPDDPAESPDYYRQRLAQEEFRRAILGVFAKHSLDTIIYPAVRVLPPTREALAAGKWTCLTFPTNTVIASQSILPSLSVPAGLTEDGIPVGLEMLGLPFKEGKLLQLGYAYEQAVQPRQAPVLADRLLSK; from the coding sequence CTTGTATCCTGGTACCTGGAGCGTATTGGCTCACTGGATAAAGAGGGTCCCTCCATTAACGCGATCGTCAATGTCAATCCCCGGGCGCTTGAGGAAGCCGAAGCACTGGACCGCTATCTGAAAGCAAACGGACAGCTAAAAGGGAAGCTGCACGGCGTTCCTGTTCTCGTCAAGGATCAGGCGGAGACAGCCGGCATCCCTACGACTTTCGGAAGCAAGGCGTTTCATAATTATATCCCCGAGCAGGACGCTACGCTGATCACCCGTCTGCGCGAGGCAGGGGCCGTCATTCTGGCCAAGACCTCTATGTGCGATTTCGCGGCAGGCTGGTTCTCATTCTCCTCCGAAACGGAGCATACCCGCAACCCCTATGCGGGAGAGCGGGAGACCGGCGGATCAAGTGCAGGCACAAGCGCAGGGATCGCCGCCAATTTCGGCCTTGTCGGAATCGGGGAAGATACGGGCGGTTCCATCCGTCTTCCCTCCTCCTTCAACAATCTGTTCGGTCTGCGGGTGACGACGGGCCTCGTCAGCCGCGCGGGCTTCTCTCCGCTCGTTCATTTTCAGGATACTCCGGGCCCGATTGGCCGTACCGTAAGAGATACAGCCCGGCTCCTGGATGTTATAGCAGGCTATGATCCGAATGACAGCTTCACCGCCGCAGCCGTTCAATCTGAAGAGATCGGACATTATGAGGACATGCTGGAATCTGCAGACCTTACAGGCAAAAGAATCGGAATCCTGCGGGAAGCGTTCGGTCCGGACAGTGACCCGGACTGTGAACCGGTTAACCGCCAGGTATCCGAAGCGATAGAGCGCCTCCGTTCCCTCGGTGCAGAAATCGTAGAGGACGTAACGATACCGGATTTGCAGGAGTATTTGGCTGAAACTTCATTGTATGCCATGCAGTCAAAGTTCGATATTGATAACTTTTTAAGTAAACGTCCGGATGCGCCGCTCCACTCCTTCATGGAAGTGTATGAATCGAACGGCTTTCATGAATTAAACGACCTGTTCCACGACATCGCGGCAGGGCCTGACGATCCGGCCGAATCGCCGGATTATTACCGCCAGCGGTTGGCACAGGAGGAATTCCGGCGGGCTATTCTGGGCGTATTCGCCAAGCATTCACTGGATACGATCATCTATCCCGCGGTACGGGTTCTTCCGCCGACAAGGGAAGCTCTTGCCGCCGGCAAGTGGACCTGTCTGACCTTTCCGACGAATACGGTTATCGCTTCACAGTCCATCCTGCCTTCACTCTCGGTCCCTGCCGGATTAACGGAGGACGGAATTCCGGTCGGATTGGAGATGCTTGGCCTGCCTTTTAAAGAAGGCAAGCTGCTGCAGCTGGGATATGCTTATGAGCAGGCTGTCCAGCCGCGTCAGGCTCCGGTTTTGGCAGACCGCCTTTTAAGTAAATAA
- a CDS encoding 5-oxoprolinase subunit PxpA, which produces MQQEIDINCDLGESFGVYRYGADHELFPLASSVNVACGFHAGDPRIMRETIEAAAAFHVKIGAHVGFPDRLGFGRRMMDISPEDAYDYCLYQMGALEAFLKAARLPMSHLKLHGAFYMMAAVRSDVAGAVVQAVLRFNPQLAVYTLPDSELAVQAAGAGLTVVNEIFADRPYDADGVKMFGWTLQEVGGLQEIGSRVLRQLQDNRNAGPSGRVGTICVHSDTPDSPAIVRHVRSVLEQAGWTIGKAAAAAAATDLRP; this is translated from the coding sequence ATGCAGCAAGAAATCGATATCAACTGTGATCTTGGGGAGAGCTTCGGCGTATACCGCTACGGTGCTGACCATGAATTATTCCCTCTGGCCAGTTCAGTGAATGTAGCCTGCGGCTTCCACGCCGGTGACCCGCGGATTATGCGGGAGACCATTGAAGCAGCCGCAGCATTTCACGTAAAAATCGGAGCACATGTAGGCTTTCCCGACCGGCTCGGGTTTGGCCGCCGGATGATGGATATAAGCCCGGAAGATGCCTATGACTATTGCCTGTACCAAATGGGAGCCCTGGAAGCCTTTCTGAAGGCTGCCCGGCTTCCGATGTCCCATCTTAAGCTTCATGGGGCCTTCTACATGATGGCGGCCGTCCGTTCTGATGTGGCAGGCGCGGTCGTCCAGGCCGTGCTGCGGTTTAACCCGCAGCTGGCTGTGTACACTCTCCCGGATTCGGAGCTGGCCGTTCAAGCCGCCGGTGCAGGTCTTACTGTTGTAAATGAAATTTTTGCCGACCGTCCTTACGATGCGGACGGGGTAAAGATGTTCGGCTGGACCCTTCAGGAAGTAGGCGGGCTTCAGGAGATCGGCAGCCGGGTCCTCCGGCAACTGCAGGATAACCGTAATGCCGGGCCAAGCGGCCGGGTTGGTACGATTTGCGTCCATAGCGATACACCGGATTCACCGGCAATCGTCAGGCATGTCCGCAGCGTTCTTGAGCAGGCAGGCTGGACCATCGGTAAGGCGGCGGCAGCGGCAGCAGCAACGGATCTTCGTCCATAA
- a CDS encoding IS110 family transposase → MQHAVVGIDIAKDTHAAQMTDFRGRSLTPRHLSFPNTLEGFEKLLRWVKEVQSKHRLTSLLIGLEPTGHYWFNLANWLLQQGIEVVLVNPVTTHRNKENRDNSPSKNDPKDALVIADVVSRGYYTDYVTQAAAFERLKTLMSDREYWVKQLTSLGNRIVRWIDLYFPEFRQVFPDWTVLRSLASLRACPLPCDLKRLSVDEVIDHWREQGMKRASGVSGRAKAAALLAAAKRSIGDTRATEEARQDSCRLLQTYEYVSAMLGEMDEAIQSVLTEIPLAEQLRSICGLGNMTLAAVLASAGDLRLYAHGKQLLRRAGLNLAECTSGKFKGQIKLSKRGDSMLRKHLYWGMLGLVRQNPDFKRWHANNQARGMKKQASLFKLIGKLARILIGMVQREETYRSPLPAPAAA, encoded by the coding sequence ATGCAACATGCCGTGGTCGGAATCGATATCGCTAAGGATACGCATGCCGCACAAATGACTGACTTTCGTGGACGTTCCCTGACTCCGCGTCACCTGTCTTTTCCAAACACGCTGGAAGGCTTTGAGAAACTCTTGCGCTGGGTCAAAGAGGTTCAGTCAAAACATCGGCTGACGTCCCTCCTCATCGGTCTGGAGCCCACCGGACATTACTGGTTTAACCTCGCGAATTGGCTGCTTCAGCAAGGGATTGAGGTGGTACTGGTTAATCCCGTAACGACTCACCGCAATAAGGAAAATCGGGACAATAGCCCATCCAAGAACGATCCAAAGGATGCGCTTGTCATTGCAGACGTCGTCAGCCGAGGGTATTATACAGACTACGTGACTCAGGCCGCAGCGTTTGAGCGGCTAAAGACACTGATGAGCGACAGAGAATACTGGGTGAAGCAACTGACAAGTCTGGGTAACCGGATCGTCCGCTGGATTGACCTGTACTTTCCGGAATTCCGCCAAGTCTTCCCGGACTGGACGGTGCTTCGGTCGCTGGCATCACTCCGCGCTTGTCCATTGCCGTGCGACCTAAAGAGACTGAGCGTCGACGAAGTCATTGACCATTGGCGCGAACAAGGGATGAAGCGTGCCTCCGGTGTCAGCGGCAGAGCGAAGGCAGCAGCCTTGCTGGCAGCAGCAAAGCGAAGCATTGGGGATACAAGGGCAACGGAAGAAGCCCGGCAAGACAGCTGCCGCCTGCTTCAAACCTACGAGTACGTGAGCGCTATGCTAGGTGAAATGGATGAGGCCATCCAATCGGTCTTGACGGAAATCCCCTTGGCCGAGCAACTACGGAGCATCTGCGGGCTTGGAAACATGACGCTGGCAGCCGTCCTGGCCTCGGCTGGCGACCTGCGCCTCTATGCGCATGGCAAGCAATTATTGCGACGAGCCGGCCTGAATCTGGCCGAGTGCACCTCTGGTAAATTCAAAGGGCAAATCAAGCTCTCCAAGCGTGGCGACAGTATGCTCCGTAAACATTTATACTGGGGGATGCTGGGCCTGGTGCGGCAAAATCCTGATTTCAAGCGGTGGCATGCGAACAACCAGGCGCGAGGGATGAAGAAACAGGCTTCGCTGTTTAAGCTGATTGGCAAGTTGGCCCGCATTCTGATTGGCATGGTGCAGCGAGAAGAAACCTACCGCAGTCCACTTCCAGCCCCGGCTGCCGCGTAA
- a CDS encoding GNAT family N-acetyltransferase, with translation MSGNEIRKAQREEVGEIMELIAKCVQVMQAGGSDQWDDSYPNQEIISSDIENGTLYAYVDNGAIAGILVLDENQSEQYRDIKWTQEQGPHLVMHRLAVHPEVQGKGIARKLIAFAEEHARLAGYTSIRMDTYARNTRALAIYPNLGYEKRGEIFFPGRTASFPVFEKVLTDSNN, from the coding sequence ATGAGCGGGAATGAGATTCGCAAAGCACAGAGAGAAGAAGTCGGAGAGATCATGGAGCTGATTGCCAAATGTGTACAAGTCATGCAGGCCGGCGGCAGCGATCAGTGGGATGACAGCTATCCAAACCAGGAAATTATCAGTTCAGATATAGAGAATGGTACATTATATGCCTATGTGGACAACGGGGCGATCGCAGGTATTCTTGTACTGGATGAGAACCAGTCGGAGCAGTACCGTGACATCAAGTGGACACAGGAGCAGGGGCCGCATCTGGTCATGCACCGTCTGGCGGTTCACCCTGAGGTACAGGGGAAGGGCATTGCCCGCAAGCTTATCGCTTTTGCCGAGGAGCACGCGCGCCTGGCAGGATATACAAGCATCCGGATGGATACATATGCAAGAAATACAAGAGCGCTGGCGATCTATCCGAACCTTGGTTATGAAAAGAGAGGCGAGATCTTTTTTCCGGGCCGTACGGCAAGCTTTCCGGTGTTTGAAAAAGTGCTGACAGACAGCAATAATTAA
- a CDS encoding restriction endonuclease subunit S — protein sequence MSREKAYLQMLESTATIQWNIAMILEAKAVEAEKVKQWTQHHIHARAFDSHEDQLKQTISIHEVIVEMVEGLTKLENGLYSNLKAVLGSGEDGGGDGFGDMSGEGFSFGDDDK from the coding sequence ATGAGCAGGGAAAAAGCTTATCTGCAAATGCTGGAGTCGACCGCTACTATCCAGTGGAACATCGCGATGATTCTCGAAGCCAAGGCGGTGGAAGCGGAAAAGGTGAAGCAGTGGACGCAGCATCATATCCACGCTAGAGCGTTCGACTCCCATGAAGATCAGTTGAAGCAGACCATATCCATTCATGAGGTCATTGTGGAGATGGTGGAGGGGTTAACCAAGCTGGAAAACGGGCTGTACAGTAACTTAAAAGCAGTGCTGGGCAGCGGTGAAGACGGAGGCGGGGACGGCTTTGGCGATATGAGCGGCGAAGGCTTCAGTTTCGGGGACGACGACAAATGA
- a CDS encoding nucleoside-diphosphate sugar epimerase has protein sequence MQNKITKILQHMAHTHEQMARILDAERHVAVRMSQIVHDLPDTDPDFGGFSELVESSGQVNKNIIAYLNALADLEEAMAEGVGRVIKELDGQEEE, from the coding sequence GTGCAGAATAAAATAACAAAAATCCTGCAGCACATGGCCCATACGCACGAACAGATGGCACGGATTCTTGACGCCGAACGCCACGTTGCCGTCCGTATGTCGCAAATCGTCCACGATCTGCCGGATACCGATCCTGATTTTGGCGGATTCAGCGAGCTCGTGGAAAGCTCAGGTCAGGTTAACAAGAATATTATAGCTTACTTGAACGCGCTGGCTGATCTGGAAGAAGCGATGGCTGAAGGGGTAGGCAGGGTCATCAAGGAACTGGACGGCCAGGAAGAAGAGTAG
- a CDS encoding sugar phosphate nucleotidyltransferase, which translates to MKGVILAGGTGTRLYPLTRLMNKHLLPVGKYPMVCYGIDRLRRGGITDILLVISKQSAGQYTDFLGSGAEFGVSLTYKIQEAAGGIAEALELAEGFIPPGERFVVLLGDNLFMDDLTPYVDSYLQQPQGTAKVLLKPVEDARRYGVPVFDSEDSSLIAYIEEKPEQPKTDYCVTGIYMYDEAVFDIIRRVSPSQRGELEITDVNNIYAADRKLTYDVLQEWWSDAGTFQSLFEAGEKLKDTLP; encoded by the coding sequence GTGAAAGGAGTCATACTGGCGGGCGGGACTGGAACAAGGCTTTATCCGCTGACCCGGCTTATGAACAAACATTTGCTTCCGGTCGGCAAATATCCTATGGTGTGTTACGGTATAGACCGGCTGCGCCGGGGGGGCATAACCGATATTCTCCTGGTCATCAGCAAGCAGTCTGCGGGGCAGTATACGGATTTTTTGGGCAGCGGTGCGGAATTTGGCGTGTCTCTGACTTATAAAATCCAGGAGGCCGCAGGAGGCATCGCTGAAGCGCTGGAGCTGGCGGAGGGGTTCATTCCCCCGGGGGAACGGTTTGTCGTGCTGCTTGGTGATAATCTTTTTATGGATGATCTGACACCTTATGTGGACAGTTATCTGCAGCAGCCTCAGGGGACGGCCAAGGTACTGCTGAAACCGGTGGAGGATGCAAGAAGATACGGTGTTCCGGTGTTCGACAGCGAGGATTCATCCCTGATCGCCTATATTGAAGAGAAGCCGGAGCAGCCCAAGACTGATTACTGCGTAACCGGCATTTATATGTATGACGAAGCTGTATTCGATATTATCCGCCGGGTCTCGCCCTCCCAGAGAGGGGAGCTGGAAATTACCGATGTGAACAACATTTATGCCGCCGACCGCAAGCTGACCTATGACGTGCTGCAGGAATGGTGGAGCGACGCGGGAACCTTCCAATCCTTATTCGAGGCCGGAGAAAAGCTGAAAGATACGCTGCCTTAG
- a CDS encoding glycosyltransferase family 2 protein, which produces MTLTSIIIPTYNGLKLLHSCIEAIRTYTDTPYEIIVIDNASTDGTGEYCRINGIPFISLPVNCGFPAACNMGLQMASGDELLLLNNDVIVSQGWLSNLKSALYSAPDIGIVGPLTNYASGRQQVQVAYSDMPGFHAEAQRVNIPDPAKWMETGRLVGLCFLFKRELLNAIGLLDERFSPGHYEDDDYCYRARLRGYRLLIAGDCLVHHEGSASFKEVYASGLRELVERNRSIFMEKWRVDPLQYF; this is translated from the coding sequence ATGACACTGACCAGTATCATTATTCCAACCTACAACGGGCTGAAGCTGCTTCACTCCTGTATTGAGGCCATTCGGACATACACAGACACTCCTTATGAAATTATAGTGATCGATAATGCCTCGACTGACGGTACCGGCGAGTACTGCCGGATCAACGGTATTCCTTTTATCTCGCTGCCGGTGAATTGCGGCTTTCCGGCAGCCTGCAATATGGGGCTGCAGATGGCTTCGGGTGATGAACTGCTGCTGCTGAACAATGACGTGATCGTCTCGCAGGGCTGGTTGTCCAATCTGAAATCAGCACTCTACAGCGCCCCGGATATCGGCATCGTCGGCCCTTTGACGAACTACGCCAGCGGCCGGCAGCAGGTACAGGTGGCTTACAGCGATATGCCCGGTTTCCATGCTGAAGCACAGAGGGTGAATATTCCGGATCCCGCGAAATGGATGGAGACGGGGCGGCTGGTAGGGCTCTGTTTTCTGTTCAAAAGAGAACTCTTGAACGCCATAGGTCTGCTTGACGAACGGTTTTCGCCGGGGCATTACGAAGACGACGACTACTGTTACCGTGCCCGGCTGCGCGGCTACCGGCTGCTGATTGCAGGGGACTGTCTGGTGCATCATGAAGGAAGCGCCAGCTTCAAGGAAGTATACGCCTCCGGACTCCGGGAGCTTGTGGAGCGCAACCGCAGTATTTTTATGGAAAAGTGGAGAGTGGATCCGTTGCAGTACTTCTGA